Proteins from a single region of Corvus hawaiiensis isolate bCorHaw1 chromosome 6, bCorHaw1.pri.cur, whole genome shotgun sequence:
- the LOC125328117 gene encoding protein PBMUCL2-like — protein sequence MHGLYHGLMEQVHGMDPGLMEQIHSMDPGLMEQIHGMDPRLMEQIHGMDPGLMEQIHGMDPRLMEQIHSMDPGLMEQIHGMDPRLMEQIHGMDPGLMEQIHGMDPRLMEQIHGMDPGLMEQIHGMDPGLMEQIHGMDPRLMEQIHGMDPGLMEQIHGMDPRLMEQIHGMDPGLMEQIHGMDPGLMEQIHGMDPRLMEQIHGMDPGLMEQIHGMDPGLMEQIHGMDPRLMEQIHGMDPGLMEQIHGMDPRLMTLAAQEEPGFTWRGRSGGFSTILIPLNPAQADLQHNTEHWEEISTASSAGR from the coding sequence ATGCATGGCCTGTACCATGGATTGATGGAGCAGGTCCACGGCATGGATCCTGGGCTGATGGAGCAGATCCACAGCATGGATCCTGGATTGATGGAGCAGATCCATGGCATGGATCCCAGACTGATGGAGCAGATCCATGGCATGGATCCTGGATTGATGGAGCAGATCCATGGCATGGATCCCAGACTGATGGAGCAGATCCACAGCATGGATCCTGGATTGATGGAGCAGATCCACGGCATGGATCCCAGACTGATGGAGCAGATCCACGGCATGGATCCCGGGCTGATGGAGCAGATCCACGGCATGGATCCCAGACTGATGGAGCAGATCCACGGCATGGATCCTGGATTGATGGAGCAGATCCATGGCATGGATCCTGGATTGATGGAGCAGATCCATGGCATGGATCCCAGACTGATGGAGCAGATCCACGGCATGGATCCTGGATTGATGGAGCAGATCCACGGCATGGATCCCAGACTGATGGAGCAGATCCACGGCATGGATCCTGGATTGATGGAGCAGATCCATGGCATGGATCCTGGATTGATGGAGCAGATCCATGGCATGGATCCCAGACTGATGGAGCAGATCCACGGCATGGATCCTGGATTGATGGAGCAGATCCACGGCATGGATCCTGGGCTGATGGAGCAGATCCATGGCATGGATCCCAGGCTGATGGAGCAGATCCACGGCATGGATCCTGGGCTGATGGAGCAGATCCACGGCATGGATCCCAGACTGATGACACTGGCTGCTCAGGAGGAGCCAGGATTTACCTGGAGGGGTCGCTCAGGGGGTTTCAGTACAATCCTGATCCCCTTAAACCCAGCCCAGGCAGATTTACAACATAACACCGAGCACTGGGAAGAGATTTCCACAGCCAGCAGCGCTGGGAGATGA